In a genomic window of Deltaproteobacteria bacterium:
- the moaA gene encoding GTP 3',8-cyclase MoaA, with amino-acid sequence MQSVAENRPDPFSPLVDRHGRVFTYLRLAVNEKCNLRCAYCMPEDGLALSPEADLLTADEIARIVGVAAACGVSKIRLTGGEPLLRRDLADIVRLAARTPGVESVHLTTNGMLLERHLDALRDAGLTGINISLDSLDPARFETITRRRGGEVVREAVRAALRSGIGSVKLNAVALRGLNDDQFGDFVELTRDEPLGIRFIELMPFDDHQIWKTGRFLKADWIVDRLRTLYPNIQAARGSSTEHFVFQVPGYRGKVAVIPSYTRDLCGTCNRIRITANGRIRNCLYASREFDLRELLRAGASDADVAGRLREAMLAKAADGWSAQHDPGESRVAFVRTSMTQIGG; translated from the coding sequence GTGCAATCCGTCGCCGAAAACCGTCCCGATCCTTTCTCGCCGCTGGTCGACCGGCATGGCCGCGTCTTCACGTACCTGCGTCTTGCGGTGAACGAAAAATGTAATCTGCGCTGCGCGTATTGCATGCCCGAGGACGGCCTCGCCCTTTCGCCCGAAGCCGACCTGCTCACGGCGGATGAGATCGCGCGGATTGTCGGCGTCGCGGCGGCGTGCGGCGTCAGCAAGATCCGGCTGACCGGCGGCGAGCCGCTGTTGCGCCGCGACCTCGCGGACATCGTGCGCCTCGCAGCGAGGACGCCAGGGGTCGAATCGGTCCATCTGACGACCAACGGCATGCTGCTCGAACGCCATCTCGACGCGTTGCGCGACGCGGGACTCACGGGGATCAACATCAGCCTCGACTCCCTCGATCCCGCGCGATTCGAGACGATCACCCGCCGCCGGGGCGGCGAAGTCGTGCGCGAGGCCGTGCGGGCCGCGCTTCGCTCGGGCATCGGATCGGTCAAGCTCAACGCCGTCGCGCTGCGCGGTCTGAACGACGATCAGTTCGGCGATTTCGTCGAACTCACGCGCGACGAACCGCTCGGCATCCGCTTCATCGAACTCATGCCCTTCGACGACCACCAGATCTGGAAGACCGGAAGGTTCCTCAAGGCCGACTGGATCGTCGATCGCCTTCGCACGCTCTACCCGAATATCCAGGCCGCGAGGGGGTCTTCCACTGAGCACTTCGTGTTCCAGGTGCCCGGCTATCGGGGCAAGGTTGCCGTGATTCCCTCGTACACGCGCGACCTGTGCGGCACGTGCAACCGCATCCGCATCACCGCCAACGGACGTATCCGCAACTGCCTGTATGCGTCGCGGGAGTTCGACCTGCGCGAACTGCTGCGCGCGGGAGCGAGCGACGCCGATGTGGCCGGGCGGCTGCGCGAGGCGATGCTCGCCAAGGCCGCGGACGGCTGGTCCGCCCAGCACGACCCGGGCGAGTCCCGCGTCGCATTCGTGCGCACCAGCATGACGCAGATCGGCGGTTGA
- a CDS encoding NADPH-dependent F420 reductase: protein MRISIIGSGNVGGTLGRRFTQVGHEVTFAARNPESSRLADLRATMGPDFRVETIARAAADAEIVVLATPWAGTIDAIDATGGLEGKIVIDCTNPIAAGMSGLSVGTHSSGAEQVAEHASRARVVKCFSTTGSMNMAHPDYHGDAITMFVCGDDAEAKAIVASMAAEIGFEPIDAGELRVARYLEPLAMLWVHLAYVQGMGPNIAINLVRR from the coding sequence ATGCGCATTTCGATCATCGGCAGCGGCAATGTCGGCGGCACGCTGGGGCGCCGGTTCACGCAGGTGGGCCACGAGGTCACGTTCGCGGCGCGCAATCCGGAGTCGAGTCGGTTGGCGGACTTGCGCGCGACGATGGGGCCCGATTTTCGTGTCGAGACGATCGCGCGGGCGGCCGCCGACGCCGAGATCGTGGTGCTGGCCACGCCGTGGGCGGGAACGATCGACGCGATCGACGCGACGGGCGGACTAGAGGGGAAGATCGTGATCGACTGCACGAACCCCATCGCGGCGGGCATGTCGGGTCTTTCGGTCGGCACCCACTCGTCGGGAGCTGAGCAGGTGGCCGAGCACGCCTCCCGCGCCCGGGTCGTCAAGTGCTTCAGCACCACGGGCTCGATGAACATGGCGCATCCCGATTACCACGGCGACGCGATTACCATGTTCGTCTGCGGCGACGACGCCGAGGCGAAGGCCATCGTGGCCTCGATGGCCGCGGAGATCGGTTTCGAGCCGATCGATGCCGGCGAATTGCGCGTCGCGCGCTATCTGGAGCCCCTCGCGATGCTGTGGGTGCATCTCGCGTACGTGCAGGGAATGGGGCCGAATATCGCGATCAATCTCGTGCGGCGCTGA